A single region of the Erythrobacter sp. genome encodes:
- a CDS encoding glutamate synthase subunit beta codes for MGKETGFLEIERRDRDYLDPAERLKNYREFVVQPDDETLANQAARCMDCGIPYCHNGCPVNNLIPDWNHLVYEDDWRNALDLLHSTNNFPEFTGRICPAPCEASCTLNIVDQPVTIKSIECAIVDRGWKEGWIEPQVPAHKTGKSVAVVGSGPAGLACAQQLARAGHSVTVFEKSDRVGGLLRYGIPDFKMEKHLINRRCVQMEAEGVTFRTSKEVGVDISFKTLDENFDAVVLAGGAEDARQLAIPGAEMPGVRLAMEFLTQQNKRVAGDDEVRAAPRGSLLATGKDVVVIGGGDTGSDCVGTSNRQGAKSVTQLEIMPKPPEKEDKALTWPDWPLKLRTSSSHEEGANRDWAVLTKRVIGDGEKVTGLECARVEWVDGQMREIVGSEFTIPADLILLAMGFTGPKKAGLLEQAAVELTDRGNVKADTDNYATSVPGVWACGDMRRGQSLVVWAIREGRQAARAVDEALMGASQLPR; via the coding sequence ATGGGCAAGGAAACCGGATTTCTCGAAATCGAGCGGCGCGACCGCGACTATCTCGACCCCGCCGAGCGGCTGAAGAACTACCGCGAATTCGTCGTCCAGCCGGATGACGAAACGCTGGCCAACCAGGCCGCGCGCTGCATGGATTGCGGCATTCCCTATTGTCACAACGGCTGTCCGGTGAACAACCTGATCCCGGACTGGAACCACCTCGTCTACGAGGACGACTGGAGGAACGCGCTCGACCTGCTGCACTCCACCAACAACTTCCCCGAATTCACCGGCCGCATCTGCCCCGCCCCGTGCGAAGCCTCGTGCACGCTCAACATCGTCGACCAGCCGGTCACCATCAAGTCGATCGAATGCGCCATCGTCGATCGCGGGTGGAAGGAAGGCTGGATCGAGCCGCAGGTGCCCGCGCACAAGACCGGCAAGTCGGTCGCGGTCGTCGGCTCCGGCCCCGCCGGGCTCGCCTGCGCGCAGCAGCTGGCGCGGGCCGGACATAGCGTCACCGTGTTCGAGAAGTCGGACCGCGTCGGCGGGCTGCTTCGCTACGGTATCCCCGACTTCAAGATGGAAAAGCACCTCATCAACCGCCGCTGCGTGCAGATGGAGGCCGAAGGCGTGACTTTCCGCACCAGCAAGGAAGTCGGCGTCGACATCTCCTTCAAGACGCTGGACGAGAATTTCGACGCGGTCGTGCTCGCGGGCGGGGCCGAGGATGCCCGCCAGCTCGCCATTCCCGGCGCGGAAATGCCGGGCGTGCGGCTCGCGATGGAATTCCTCACCCAGCAGAACAAGCGCGTCGCGGGCGACGACGAGGTTCGCGCCGCCCCGCGCGGCTCGCTGCTCGCCACCGGCAAGGACGTGGTCGTGATCGGCGGCGGCGACACCGGCTCGGACTGCGTCGGCACCTCGAACCGGCAGGGCGCGAAAAGCGTCACCCAGCTCGAAATCATGCCCAAGCCGCCCGAAAAGGAAGACAAGGCGCTGACCTGGCCCGACTGGCCGCTGAAGCTGCGCACCTCCTCCAGCCACGAGGAAGGCGCGAACCGCGACTGGGCCGTGCTGACCAAGCGCGTGATCGGCGACGGCGAAAAGGTCACCGGCCTCGAATGCGCGCGGGTCGAATGGGTGGACGGCCAGATGCGCGAGATCGTCGGCAGCGAGTTCACCATCCCCGCCGACCTCATCCTGCTCGCGATGGGCTTCACGGGGCCGAAGAAGGCCGGCCTGCTCGAACAGGCGGCGGTCGAACTGACCGACCGCGGCAACGTCAAGGCCGACACCGACAATTACGCCACCAGCGTGCCGGGCGTGTGGGCCTGCGGCGACATGCGGCGCGGGCAGAGCCTCGTCGTGTGGGCGATCCGCGAAGGCCGCCAGGCCGCGCGCGCGGTGGACGAGGCGCTGATGGGAGCCTCACAGCTCCCGCGCTGA
- a CDS encoding exopolysaccharide biosynthesis polyprenyl glycosylphosphotransferase produces the protein MNEFSANLKRVAAPDGVERKIAPSLERRRLRAYAALLLLDGLLIQAGFFLGGLLYDGDLWDQRTMLAAQTLTPLFFTIALYNGTYGVKALTNWHHAVVKGLTALALSAALLNFVAFYTKSNAEFSRVSVTLGLLLTALLMASMRRLVPLAVERFWNGQVRNLLVIEDGGPSFALAGATSVSAAKYDLDPMSHDPYMRDRLGKLLKNRDKVVVSCPYDAREGWAVLLKSAGVYGEIVSEPAHRLGAVGVHRYEDQDRTSLVVSHGPLSLRSRIVKRAFDTVVALGALVVLSPLLIVVAILIKLEDGGPVFFVQRRMGRGNQFFEMYKFRSMREEKLDANGDRSTGRDDERITRIGAFIRRTSIDELPQILNVLKGEMSIVGPRPHALGSKANNKLFWEVDANYWQRHCLKPGLTGLAQVRGYRGATEQEKDLTDRLQADLEYITGWSLLRDIAILFKTVFVLRHANAY, from the coding sequence ATGAATGAATTTTCCGCCAACCTGAAGCGGGTGGCTGCGCCGGACGGAGTGGAGCGCAAGATCGCTCCCTCGCTCGAGCGTCGTCGGCTGCGCGCCTACGCCGCGCTGCTGCTGCTCGACGGGCTGCTGATCCAGGCGGGATTCTTCCTCGGCGGCCTGCTGTATGACGGCGACCTGTGGGACCAGCGCACCATGCTCGCCGCACAGACCCTTACCCCGTTGTTCTTCACCATCGCGCTCTACAACGGGACCTATGGCGTCAAGGCGCTGACGAACTGGCATCACGCCGTGGTCAAGGGTCTGACCGCGCTCGCGCTGTCGGCGGCGCTGCTCAATTTCGTCGCCTTCTACACCAAGTCCAATGCCGAATTCAGCCGCGTCTCGGTGACGCTCGGCCTGCTGCTCACCGCGCTGCTGATGGCTTCCATGCGGCGGCTGGTCCCGCTTGCGGTCGAGCGGTTCTGGAACGGGCAGGTGCGCAACCTGCTGGTGATCGAGGACGGCGGGCCGAGCTTCGCGCTGGCCGGGGCGACATCGGTGTCGGCGGCGAAATACGATCTCGATCCGATGAGCCACGACCCCTATATGCGCGACCGGCTCGGCAAGCTGCTGAAGAACCGCGACAAGGTGGTGGTGTCCTGCCCCTATGATGCGCGCGAGGGCTGGGCCGTGCTGCTGAAATCGGCGGGCGTCTATGGCGAGATCGTGAGCGAGCCCGCGCATCGCCTCGGCGCGGTCGGGGTGCATCGCTACGAGGACCAGGACCGCACTTCACTGGTCGTCTCGCACGGCCCGCTCTCGCTGCGTTCGCGCATCGTGAAACGCGCTTTCGATACGGTGGTGGCGCTCGGCGCGCTTGTCGTGCTGTCGCCGCTGCTGATCGTGGTGGCGATCCTGATCAAGCTCGAGGACGGCGGGCCGGTGTTCTTCGTCCAGCGCCGCATGGGGCGCGGCAACCAGTTCTTCGAGATGTACAAGTTCCGCTCGATGCGGGAGGAAAAACTCGATGCCAACGGCGACCGATCGACCGGGCGCGACGACGAGCGCATCACGCGGATCGGCGCCTTCATCCGCCGCACCAGCATCGACGAGCTGCCGCAGATCCTCAACGTGCTGAAGGGCGAGATGTCGATCGTCGGCCCGCGCCCGCACGCGCTGGGGAGCAAGGCGAACAACAAGCTGTTCTGGGAAGTGGATGCGAATTATTGGCAGCGCCATTGTCTGAAGCCCGGCCTGACGGGGCTGGCGCAGGTGCGCGGCTATCGCGGTGCGACCGAGCAGGAGAAGGACCTGACCGACCGCTTGCAGGCCGATCTCGAATACATCACCGGCTGGTCGCTGCTGCGCGACATCGCGATCCTTTTCAAGACCGTCTTCGTGCTGCGCCACGCCAACGCCTATTGA
- a CDS encoding carbohydrate porin — translation MSRRTGRSRPGLAALLAGAALVAGVPAHAEEPAPAGSTDAEEPARTDTPRPQAEAPPPPPAPPAKPDSGPIDVKLVVSQFVDAPVAGDAPSTLRYAGRADAYVDVKGRAFGLDDSWTLTLRPEFTWGKTSNGEIGLIPNNTALFRGEGAGDFDLSASVSKRWNSGTKLTVGKVNILDLAGQLPVVGSNGHYGFQNLSLALPPSAIIPNTITGALLEVPTEGALYRLWVFDPASQYERTGFETAFEDGVAFLGSVTFPVKLGGKPGFYALKLSGSTRSEIAADNLPAALIPPPGTSFGNTRGEFGAVLAAYQYLGVWPEAPGKGWGIFGQIHGTLGDPTFLDASGFIGVSGNPRKRPQDRFGAAYFRYSLTDELVEVLANRVGLEDEEGVEVFYTFGLAKGVELTANAQWIDGAITARDDGVVTGLRLTTAF, via the coding sequence ATGTCGAGGAGGACCGGGCGTTCGCGCCCCGGACTGGCCGCGCTGCTGGCGGGCGCAGCGCTTGTCGCGGGCGTTCCTGCCCATGCCGAGGAACCGGCCCCTGCCGGAAGCACCGACGCCGAAGAACCCGCCCGAACCGACACGCCGAGGCCGCAGGCCGAGGCGCCCCCTCCGCCTCCCGCCCCTCCCGCAAAACCCGATTCCGGGCCGATCGACGTAAAGCTGGTCGTCTCGCAATTCGTCGATGCGCCGGTGGCGGGCGATGCGCCTTCGACCCTGCGCTATGCGGGCAGAGCCGATGCCTATGTCGACGTGAAGGGCCGCGCCTTCGGACTCGACGACAGCTGGACGCTCACCCTGCGGCCCGAGTTTACCTGGGGGAAGACGTCGAACGGCGAAATCGGCCTCATCCCCAACAACACCGCCCTGTTCCGGGGCGAGGGCGCGGGCGATTTCGACCTTTCGGCGAGCGTCTCGAAACGCTGGAACTCCGGCACCAAGCTGACGGTCGGCAAGGTCAACATCCTCGACCTAGCGGGCCAGCTGCCGGTCGTGGGGAGCAACGGGCATTATGGCTTCCAGAACCTCTCCCTCGCTCTGCCGCCTTCCGCGATCATCCCCAACACGATCACCGGCGCGCTGCTCGAAGTGCCGACCGAGGGCGCGCTCTACCGGCTGTGGGTGTTCGACCCCGCCTCGCAATACGAGCGCACCGGGTTCGAGACCGCTTTCGAGGACGGGGTCGCCTTCCTGGGCTCGGTCACCTTCCCGGTGAAGCTGGGCGGCAAGCCCGGTTTCTACGCGCTGAAACTGTCCGGCTCGACCCGCTCGGAAATCGCCGCCGACAACCTGCCCGCCGCACTCATCCCGCCGCCGGGGACCAGCTTCGGCAACACGCGCGGCGAATTCGGCGCGGTGCTCGCGGCCTACCAGTATCTCGGCGTCTGGCCCGAGGCTCCGGGCAAGGGATGGGGCATCTTCGGCCAGATCCACGGCACGCTGGGCGATCCGACCTTCCTCGATGCGAGCGGCTTCATCGGCGTCTCGGGCAATCCGCGAAAGCGCCCGCAGGACCGCTTCGGCGCGGCCTATTTCCGATATTCGCTGACCGACGAACTGGTCGAAGTGCTCGCGAACAGGGTCGGACTGGAGGACGAGGAAGGGGTCGAGGTCTTCTACACTTTCGGCCTTGCGAAAGGCGTCGAGCTCACGGCCAACGCGCAGTGGATCGACGGCGCGATCACCGCCCGCGACGACGGCGTGGTGACGGGGCTGCGGCTGACGACGGCGTTCTGA
- the lptE gene encoding LPS assembly lipoprotein LptE yields the protein MRGGAVLFASFALSACGLEPMYAGGSDAAVAQGLAAVDVPAIPGRGGWLVRNALQDRLGAGGEAPTRYRLDVRLDDSLEALGVLNDDTISRERRILRARYQLVDTGTGEIVLDATAGSDAGIDVVSSEYATIAAEQKALENLAEEIADRMATQIALALREQARGQARGAAAQ from the coding sequence ATGCGCGGCGGAGCAGTCCTTTTCGCGTCCTTCGCGCTGTCCGCCTGCGGGCTCGAGCCGATGTATGCGGGCGGCTCCGATGCCGCGGTCGCGCAGGGGCTCGCCGCGGTCGACGTGCCCGCGATTCCGGGGCGCGGCGGGTGGCTGGTGCGCAATGCGCTGCAGGACCGGCTGGGTGCGGGCGGCGAGGCGCCGACGCGCTACCGGCTCGACGTGCGATTGGACGATTCGCTCGAAGCGCTGGGCGTGCTCAACGACGACACGATCAGCCGCGAGCGGCGGATCCTGCGCGCGCGTTATCAGCTGGTCGACACCGGCACGGGCGAGATCGTGCTCGATGCGACCGCCGGCTCGGACGCGGGGATCGACGTGGTGTCGTCCGAATACGCCACCATCGCCGCCGAACAGAAAGCGCTCGAAAACCTCGCCGAGGAGATCGCCGACCGCATGGCGACGCAGATCGCGCTTGCGCTCAGGGAGCAGGCGCGGGGACAGGCGCGCGGCGCGGCGGCGCAATGA
- the holA gene encoding DNA polymerase III subunit delta — protein sequence MKAKSHEFARGLPRAAAGASIFFFCGPDEAGAWEAANRVIASLPQAGERVELSGAELKNDAARLGDEARSVSLFGGARHIVVRCSGDEAHDALAALIETGETGAGAAAPVIVVATSATDKSRTAKLLEKRKDALVAMFYPPDVATLAAAVRAMADAAGLRLGGDLAERIARGSGLDLRLARSEVEKLALYVGADPQSPRPASAEDHAAIGAATEEDGFQPVVNAVLGGDIAALPGELRRMREHGLNAVGLLLAIERRAALLARIMAAVGPRGSFGSLDRGARARLGIFWKEENEIARQYACWSAPAGRGSQVRKLDRLVPRLAALHRALMTNSQAADLLLAQDLAQIARFAAKR from the coding sequence GTGAAGGCGAAGAGCCACGAATTCGCTCGCGGCCTGCCGCGCGCGGCGGCGGGAGCCTCGATCTTCTTCTTCTGCGGCCCGGACGAGGCGGGTGCGTGGGAAGCGGCGAACCGCGTGATCGCTTCGCTTCCGCAAGCGGGCGAGCGGGTCGAGCTGTCGGGCGCGGAGCTGAAGAACGACGCGGCAAGGCTCGGCGACGAGGCGCGCTCGGTCTCGCTGTTCGGGGGCGCGCGGCACATCGTCGTGCGCTGTTCGGGCGACGAGGCGCATGATGCGCTCGCCGCGCTGATCGAGACGGGCGAGACGGGCGCGGGGGCGGCGGCCCCGGTGATTGTCGTCGCGACCAGCGCCACCGACAAGTCGCGCACCGCCAAGCTGCTGGAAAAGCGCAAGGACGCGCTCGTCGCGATGTTCTACCCGCCCGATGTCGCGACGCTGGCGGCCGCGGTGCGGGCGATGGCCGATGCTGCGGGGCTGCGTCTCGGCGGCGACCTTGCCGAACGGATCGCGCGCGGATCGGGGCTCGACCTGCGGCTCGCCCGGTCGGAGGTCGAAAAGCTCGCGCTCTATGTCGGGGCGGACCCGCAATCGCCCCGGCCCGCGAGCGCAGAGGACCACGCCGCGATCGGCGCGGCGACCGAGGAAGACGGGTTCCAGCCGGTCGTCAACGCGGTGCTCGGCGGGGACATCGCCGCGCTGCCCGGAGAGCTGCGGCGGATGCGCGAGCACGGGCTCAACGCGGTCGGGCTGCTGCTGGCGATCGAGCGCCGCGCGGCGCTGCTGGCGCGGATCATGGCGGCGGTCGGCCCGCGCGGGTCGTTCGGCAGTCTCGACAGGGGCGCGCGGGCGCGGCTCGGCATCTTCTGGAAGGAAGAGAACGAGATCGCCCGCCAATACGCCTGCTGGAGCGCGCCCGCGGGGCGCGGGTCGCAAGTGCGCAAGCTCGACCGGCTGGTGCCCCGGCTGGCGGCGCTGCACCGCGCCCTGATGACGAACAGCCAGGCCGCCGACCTGCTGCTGGCGCAGGACCTTGCGCAGATCGCACGCTTCGCCGCGAAGCGGTAA
- the ung gene encoding uracil-DNA glycosylase has protein sequence MSDPVPESWRPALEPVLASPEARRLGGWLKAEEAAGKQVFPPRGERLAALAMTPLEKVRVVILGQDPYHGEGQAHGLAFSVRHGVRPPPSLVNIFKELESDLGLPRPDTGDLTKWTRQGVLLLNNTLTVEAGKAGSHAGRGWDAVTDACVAAVAASGLPTVFILWGSHARKKAGRVPGLGKGPHHLVLASPHPSPLSAHAGFFGSRPFSQANAFLEANGRGAIDWSL, from the coding sequence ATGTCCGATCCCGTCCCCGAAAGCTGGCGCCCGGCGCTCGAACCCGTCCTCGCCTCGCCCGAGGCGCGGCGGCTGGGCGGCTGGCTCAAGGCGGAGGAAGCGGCGGGCAAGCAGGTCTTTCCCCCGCGCGGGGAAAGGCTCGCCGCGCTGGCCATGACACCATTGGAGAAGGTGCGCGTCGTCATCCTCGGGCAGGACCCCTATCACGGGGAGGGGCAGGCGCACGGCCTCGCTTTCTCGGTGCGCCACGGCGTCCGGCCGCCGCCCTCGCTGGTCAACATCTTCAAGGAGCTGGAAAGCGACCTCGGCCTGCCGCGTCCCGATACCGGCGACCTCACCAAATGGACGCGGCAGGGCGTCCTGCTGCTCAACAACACGCTGACGGTCGAGGCGGGCAAGGCGGGCAGCCATGCCGGGCGCGGCTGGGATGCCGTCACCGATGCCTGCGTCGCGGCGGTGGCGGCGAGCGGACTGCCCACCGTCTTCATCCTGTGGGGCAGCCATGCGCGGAAGAAGGCAGGGCGCGTGCCCGGCCTCGGCAAGGGACCGCACCACCTCGTTCTCGCCTCTCCCCACCCGAGCCCGCTGTCGGCCCATGCGGGCTTCTTCGGCTCGCGCCCTTTCAGCCAGGCCAACGCCTTTCTCGAGGCAAACGGGCGCGGGGCGATCGACTGGTCGCTTTAG
- a CDS encoding enoyl-CoA hydratase: protein MTDTVLLDVEGGIATVTLNRPEAMNALNRSLRRRLYEVMVEVDGREDVRAVVLTGAGERAFTAGLDLKELGREEGALGSANATDPADNPVRAIEVCSKPVIGAINGVAITGGFEVALACDVLVASSNARFADTHARVGIVPGWGLSQKLSRMIGISRAKELAFTGNFLPADKALEWGLVNHVVEPGELMPLARRLAAAMAEIDPAFLAAYKRLIDDGYAQSFAEGMALEAERSGAANSAVSPEEVEARRAAVQARGRGQG from the coding sequence ATGACCGATACCGTGCTGCTCGATGTCGAAGGCGGCATCGCCACCGTCACGCTCAACCGCCCGGAGGCGATGAACGCGCTGAACCGCTCGTTGAGGCGGCGGCTCTACGAGGTGATGGTGGAGGTCGACGGGCGCGAGGACGTGCGCGCCGTCGTCCTCACCGGCGCGGGTGAGCGGGCCTTCACCGCCGGGCTCGACCTCAAGGAACTGGGGCGCGAGGAAGGCGCATTGGGCAGCGCCAACGCGACCGACCCCGCCGACAACCCGGTGCGCGCGATCGAGGTCTGTTCCAAGCCCGTGATCGGCGCGATCAACGGCGTGGCGATCACCGGCGGGTTCGAGGTCGCGCTCGCCTGCGACGTGCTGGTGGCGAGCAGCAATGCCCGCTTCGCCGACACCCATGCGCGCGTCGGCATCGTGCCGGGCTGGGGCCTGTCGCAGAAACTCTCGCGCATGATCGGCATTTCGCGGGCCAAGGAACTCGCCTTCACCGGCAATTTCCTCCCCGCCGACAAGGCGCTCGAATGGGGCCTCGTCAACCACGTGGTCGAGCCGGGCGAACTGATGCCACTCGCACGGCGTCTCGCGGCGGCGATGGCCGAGATCGACCCCGCTTTCCTCGCCGCCTACAAGCGGCTGATCGACGACGGCTATGCGCAAAGCTTTGCCGAAGGCATGGCGCTGGAGGCCGAAAGATCGGGCGCGGCGAACAGCGCGGTGTCTCCGGAAGAGGTCGAGGCCCGCCGCGCCGCCGTACAGGCGCGCGGGCGCGGGCAGGGCTAG
- a CDS encoding LptA/OstA family protein, with translation MTRKPTQLSRIALAWGAAGFLGTIALMGGISSHAQSIASHDSRAPVNYAADRIELQDRANRVVLSGGVVIEQADLTMRAARTIVSYDDSGDLRIDRITATGGVVVTRGNERASGSSAIYDFNRRVITMAGDVRLRRGTDTLNGGRLVIDLASGLSSVDGRASGSGASGSSDGRVTGSFQVPQEE, from the coding sequence ATGACCCGCAAGCCCACACAGCTCTCCCGTATCGCGCTCGCCTGGGGCGCGGCGGGCTTTCTCGGCACGATCGCGCTGATGGGCGGCATCTCGTCGCACGCGCAATCGATCGCCAGCCACGATTCGCGCGCGCCGGTGAACTACGCCGCCGACCGGATCGAACTGCAGGACCGCGCCAACCGGGTGGTGCTGTCGGGCGGAGTGGTGATCGAACAGGCCGACCTCACCATGCGCGCGGCGCGCACCATCGTCAGCTACGACGACAGCGGCGACCTGCGCATCGATCGCATCACCGCCACGGGGGGCGTCGTCGTCACCCGCGGCAACGAACGCGCGAGCGGGTCGAGCGCGATCTACGATTTCAATCGCCGGGTCATCACCATGGCGGGCGATGTGCGGCTGCGGCGCGGGACGGACACATTGAACGGCGGGCGGCTGGTGATCGACCTTGCGAGCGGGCTCTCGAGCGTCGACGGGCGCGCATCCGGCTCGGGCGCGAGCGGATCGTCCGACGGGCGCGTGACGGGCAGTTTCCAGGTGCCGCAGGAGGAATGA
- a CDS encoding TraR/DksA C4-type zinc finger protein: MREDEARQRLTRRAAELDEEDRAGAEGRAPVTLQQDSVGRLSRMDAMQQQAMAQAQERRRAAERKRIAAALERLDEGEWGYCLTCGEEIAAKRLEHDPSVATCVRCAAGQD, from the coding sequence ATGAGAGAGGACGAAGCGAGGCAGCGGCTCACCCGCCGCGCCGCCGAACTGGACGAGGAGGACCGCGCCGGGGCCGAGGGCCGCGCGCCGGTCACGCTGCAACAGGACAGCGTCGGCAGGCTTTCGCGCATGGACGCGATGCAGCAGCAGGCGATGGCGCAGGCGCAGGAACGCCGCCGTGCCGCCGAGCGCAAACGCATCGCCGCCGCGCTCGAACGGCTGGACGAAGGCGAATGGGGATATTGCCTGACCTGCGGCGAGGAAATCGCGGCGAAACGGCTCGAACACGACCCGAGCGTGGCGACCTGCGTGCGCTGCGCTGCGGGACAGGACTAG
- a CDS encoding ribonuclease D has product MTVHFHEEDLPEGVLAGDGALAVDTETMGLVTHRDRLCLVQISDGSGDEHLVRFGPGSDYAAPNLKAVLADPARVKLYHYARFDLAALHYYLGVMAAPVFCTKIASKLTRTYTDRHGLKNLTDELLGESISKQQQSSDWGGPELNEAQRDYAASDVRYLHRLREELTVRLAREGRTEIAQACFDFLPTRALLDIAGWAEHDIFSHS; this is encoded by the coding sequence ATGACAGTGCATTTCCACGAAGAAGACCTGCCCGAAGGCGTGCTCGCGGGCGACGGCGCGCTCGCGGTCGATACCGAGACGATGGGCCTCGTCACCCACCGCGACCGGCTGTGCCTCGTGCAGATTTCCGACGGGTCGGGCGATGAACACCTCGTGCGCTTCGGCCCCGGCAGCGATTACGCCGCGCCCAACCTGAAAGCGGTGCTGGCGGACCCGGCGCGGGTGAAGCTCTACCACTACGCCCGCTTCGATCTCGCCGCGCTGCATTACTATCTCGGCGTGATGGCCGCGCCCGTGTTCTGCACCAAGATCGCGAGCAAGCTGACCCGCACTTATACCGACCGCCACGGGCTCAAGAACCTGACCGACGAATTGCTGGGCGAGAGCATTTCGAAGCAGCAGCAAAGCTCCGACTGGGGCGGGCCCGAACTGAACGAGGCGCAGCGCGACTATGCCGCGTCCGACGTGCGCTATCTCCACCGGCTGCGCGAGGAGCTGACCGTGCGGCTCGCGCGCGAGGGGCGGACGGAGATCGCGCAGGCGTGCTTCGACTTCCTCCCCACCCGCGCGCTGCTCGACATCGCCGGTTGGGCCGAACACGACATCTTCAGCCACTCCTGA
- the lptC gene encoding LPS export ABC transporter periplasmic protein LptC, producing the protein MAKAKQKRIETDEAKALRSRRQHFAAPGGSHDRLVGFLARALPIGVGIVAGLMVITPLSPRGEVSFLLDRNQVAMIDERLSVDNAMYRGRDDKGRPFSLMAGEAVQRSSAEGLVRMNDLVAQILLPEGPARLAAEGGIYDIDKEIVNVTGPVRLTAADGYSMTARGVSVDLKQRLMTGDAGVEGAVPAGTFSARSIRADIAARTLALEGDARLTMIPGKLRMPQ; encoded by the coding sequence ATGGCGAAAGCGAAGCAGAAGCGCATCGAGACCGACGAGGCGAAGGCGCTGCGTTCGCGCCGCCAGCATTTCGCCGCGCCCGGCGGGTCGCATGATCGCCTGGTGGGATTTCTCGCTCGCGCGCTGCCGATCGGCGTCGGAATCGTCGCCGGGCTGATGGTCATTACGCCGCTCTCCCCGCGCGGCGAGGTGAGCTTCCTGCTCGACCGCAACCAGGTGGCGATGATCGACGAGCGCCTGTCGGTCGACAATGCGATGTATCGCGGGCGCGACGACAAGGGGCGGCCCTTCTCGCTGATGGCGGGCGAGGCGGTGCAGCGGTCGAGCGCGGAGGGGCTGGTGCGGATGAACGATCTCGTCGCGCAGATCCTTCTTCCCGAAGGCCCCGCGCGGCTCGCCGCAGAGGGCGGCATCTACGACATCGACAAGGAGATCGTGAATGTCACCGGCCCGGTCCGTCTGACCGCCGCCGACGGCTATTCGATGACCGCGCGCGGGGTTTCTGTGGACCTCAAGCAGCGGCTGATGACCGGCGATGCCGGGGTCGAGGGCGCGGTTCCGGCGGGAACCTTTTCGGCCCGGTCGATCCGCGCCGACATCGCCGCGCGCACGCTCGCATTGGAAGGCGACGCGCGGCTCACCATGATACCAGGCAAGCTGAGGATGCCGCAATGA